One region of Carya illinoinensis cultivar Pawnee chromosome 8, C.illinoinensisPawnee_v1, whole genome shotgun sequence genomic DNA includes:
- the LOC122318436 gene encoding single-stranded DNA-binding protein, mitochondrial-like isoform X3, whose protein sequence is MSSLAVRFAKIMRLSNSTTPSSSLVVRVQRSSKSWYSTMPFDSDNDDQKKNDVEEDFDNFLGNKAEELQAEGVDPRRGPSFRGVYKAIICGKVGQAPVQKNLRNGRTVTIFTVGTGGMFDQRILGAKDLSKPAQWHRIAVHNEPLGAYAVQQLVKNSSVYVEGDIETRVYNDRINGEVKNIPEICVRQNGKIRLLKTGESLSSISFDDL, encoded by the exons ATGAGTTCACTCGCCGTGCGATTCGCCAAGATTATGAGACTCTCTAATTCTACCACACCCTCTTCTTCTctcg TGGTTCGTGTTCAAAGAAGCTCAAAGTCGTGGTACTCAACTATGCCATTCGATAGTGACAATgatgatcaaaagaaaaatgatgtgGAAGAGGATTTTGATAACTTTCTTGGTAACAAGGCCGAGGAGCTACAAGCTGAAGGTGTGGATCCAAGAAGGGGTCCGAGTTTTCGTGGCGTCTACAAG GCAATTATTTGTGGAAAAGTTGGGCAAGCCCCTGTACAGAAGAACCTAAGAAATGGCCGAACAGTAACCATCTTCACAGTTGGGACGGGGGGTATGTTTGACCAAAGAATTCTAGGAGCAAAAGACTTGTCAAAACCTGCTCAGTGGCATCGAATTGCTGTGCATAACGAACCCCTTGGAGCTTATGCAGTACAACAACTTGTTAAAAA CTCTTCTGTTTATGTTGAGGGTGACATTGAAACGAGAGTATACAATGACCGCATCAATGGTGAAGTTAAAAATATCCCAGAGATATGTGTTCGTCAAAATG GGAAAATTCGACTTCTAAAGACCGGAGAAAGCCTCAGCAGTATTTCTTTTGACGATCTTT GA
- the LOC122318436 gene encoding single-stranded DNA-binding protein, mitochondrial-like isoform X4 codes for MMIKRKMMWKRILITFLVTRPRSYKLKVWIQEGVRVFVASTSVFIQAIICGKVGQAPVQKNLRNGRTVTIFTVGTGGMFDQRILGAKDLSKPAQWHRIAVHNEPLGAYAVQQLVKNSSVYVEGDIETRVYNDRINGEVKNIPEICVRQNGKIRLLKTGESLSSISFDDLLKCYGQLHKNENKWMK; via the exons ATgatgatcaaaagaaaaatgatgtgGAAGAGGATTTTGATAACTTTCTTGGTAACAAGGCCGAGGAGCTACAAGCTGAAGGTGTGGATCCAAGAAGGGGTCCGAGTTTTCGTGGCGTCTACAAG tgtttttatACAGGCAATTATTTGTGGAAAAGTTGGGCAAGCCCCTGTACAGAAGAACCTAAGAAATGGCCGAACAGTAACCATCTTCACAGTTGGGACGGGGGGTATGTTTGACCAAAGAATTCTAGGAGCAAAAGACTTGTCAAAACCTGCTCAGTGGCATCGAATTGCTGTGCATAACGAACCCCTTGGAGCTTATGCAGTACAACAACTTGTTAAAAA CTCTTCTGTTTATGTTGAGGGTGACATTGAAACGAGAGTATACAATGACCGCATCAATGGTGAAGTTAAAAATATCCCAGAGATATGTGTTCGTCAAAATG GGAAAATTCGACTTCTAAAGACCGGAGAAAGCCTCAGCAGTATTTCTTTTGACGATCTTT
- the LOC122318436 gene encoding single-stranded DNA-binding protein, mitochondrial-like isoform X2, producing MSEKGGHCILIFSMVLVVRVQRSSKSWYSTMPFDSDNDDQKKNDVEEDFDNFLGNKAEELQAEGVDPRRGPSFRGVYKAIICGKVGQAPVQKNLRNGRTVTIFTVGTGGMFDQRILGAKDLSKPAQWHRIAVHNEPLGAYAVQQLVKNSSVYVEGDIETRVYNDRINGEVKNIPEICVRQNGKIRLLKTGESLSSISFDDLLKCYGQLHKNENKWMK from the exons ATGAGCGAAAAAGGTGGACATTGTATACTGATTTTTTCTATGGTTTTAGTGGTTCGTGTTCAAAGAAGCTCAAAGTCGTGGTACTCAACTATGCCATTCGATAGTGACAATgatgatcaaaagaaaaatgatgtgGAAGAGGATTTTGATAACTTTCTTGGTAACAAGGCCGAGGAGCTACAAGCTGAAGGTGTGGATCCAAGAAGGGGTCCGAGTTTTCGTGGCGTCTACAAG GCAATTATTTGTGGAAAAGTTGGGCAAGCCCCTGTACAGAAGAACCTAAGAAATGGCCGAACAGTAACCATCTTCACAGTTGGGACGGGGGGTATGTTTGACCAAAGAATTCTAGGAGCAAAAGACTTGTCAAAACCTGCTCAGTGGCATCGAATTGCTGTGCATAACGAACCCCTTGGAGCTTATGCAGTACAACAACTTGTTAAAAA CTCTTCTGTTTATGTTGAGGGTGACATTGAAACGAGAGTATACAATGACCGCATCAATGGTGAAGTTAAAAATATCCCAGAGATATGTGTTCGTCAAAATG GGAAAATTCGACTTCTAAAGACCGGAGAAAGCCTCAGCAGTATTTCTTTTGACGATCTTT
- the LOC122318436 gene encoding single-stranded DNA-binding protein, mitochondrial-like isoform X1, whose translation MSSLAVRFAKIMRLSNSTTPSSSLVVRVQRSSKSWYSTMPFDSDNDDQKKNDVEEDFDNFLGNKAEELQAEGVDPRRGPSFRGVYKAIICGKVGQAPVQKNLRNGRTVTIFTVGTGGMFDQRILGAKDLSKPAQWHRIAVHNEPLGAYAVQQLVKNSSVYVEGDIETRVYNDRINGEVKNIPEICVRQNGKIRLLKTGESLSSISFDDLLKCYGQLHKNENKWMK comes from the exons ATGAGTTCACTCGCCGTGCGATTCGCCAAGATTATGAGACTCTCTAATTCTACCACACCCTCTTCTTCTctcg TGGTTCGTGTTCAAAGAAGCTCAAAGTCGTGGTACTCAACTATGCCATTCGATAGTGACAATgatgatcaaaagaaaaatgatgtgGAAGAGGATTTTGATAACTTTCTTGGTAACAAGGCCGAGGAGCTACAAGCTGAAGGTGTGGATCCAAGAAGGGGTCCGAGTTTTCGTGGCGTCTACAAG GCAATTATTTGTGGAAAAGTTGGGCAAGCCCCTGTACAGAAGAACCTAAGAAATGGCCGAACAGTAACCATCTTCACAGTTGGGACGGGGGGTATGTTTGACCAAAGAATTCTAGGAGCAAAAGACTTGTCAAAACCTGCTCAGTGGCATCGAATTGCTGTGCATAACGAACCCCTTGGAGCTTATGCAGTACAACAACTTGTTAAAAA CTCTTCTGTTTATGTTGAGGGTGACATTGAAACGAGAGTATACAATGACCGCATCAATGGTGAAGTTAAAAATATCCCAGAGATATGTGTTCGTCAAAATG GGAAAATTCGACTTCTAAAGACCGGAGAAAGCCTCAGCAGTATTTCTTTTGACGATCTTT